One Microbacterium trichothecenolyticum DNA window includes the following coding sequences:
- a CDS encoding DUF2510 domain-containing protein: MTDTHTPPDGWYPDPAGSGGLRRWDGTAWTDEVRPAHDESTATVTADESHPPVETPTHVEPAGENTAAPEHAPVAPAVAAAYADTDSSTPASEEGSAITPPTPGEPAAPAAPAAPVESPAAAPAAPAAPPLPPAPSVAPAASTPPAYPGTHTAAGYAAAPAAPPVGATPAPRRDIPTNTVWIWLVVFLPLVGALSLVLFDWSSYIEESFYAGVYGTPGVTTTETVVSTTATLTSVVLGALIVLFAFLDWRELRARGVDRPFHWAWSFLVLLIGTGLVYVIGRGVVLRRLTGSGLAPVWASIAVTVVSFLIGLIWLAVILTKVFTLVDQARYSFGY, from the coding sequence ATGACCGACACGCACACTCCGCCCGACGGCTGGTACCCCGACCCCGCGGGTAGCGGTGGCCTCCGCCGCTGGGACGGCACGGCCTGGACCGACGAGGTGCGTCCGGCGCACGACGAGTCGACCGCCACCGTCACCGCCGATGAGTCCCACCCGCCGGTCGAGACTCCGACCCACGTCGAGCCGGCGGGGGAGAACACGGCCGCCCCCGAGCATGCCCCGGTCGCTCCCGCCGTCGCCGCGGCGTACGCCGACACCGACTCGTCCACACCCGCGTCCGAAGAGGGATCGGCGATCACGCCGCCGACCCCGGGTGAGCCCGCGGCGCCGGCCGCCCCCGCGGCACCCGTCGAGTCACCCGCCGCCGCGCCCGCGGCGCCCGCCGCGCCGCCCCTCCCACCTGCCCCGTCGGTCGCCCCCGCGGCCTCGACACCTCCGGCGTATCCCGGAACGCACACCGCCGCCGGATACGCGGCCGCCCCCGCGGCGCCGCCCGTCGGAGCGACTCCCGCACCACGTCGCGACATTCCCACCAACACCGTGTGGATCTGGCTGGTCGTCTTCCTTCCTCTGGTTGGGGCGCTGTCACTGGTGCTCTTCGACTGGTCCTCGTACATCGAGGAGTCGTTCTACGCCGGCGTGTACGGCACCCCGGGCGTCACCACCACCGAGACGGTGGTGTCGACGACCGCCACCCTCACCAGCGTCGTGCTGGGCGCCCTCATCGTGCTGTTCGCCTTCCTCGACTGGCGGGAGTTGCGAGCGCGCGGGGTCGACCGCCCCTTCCACTGGGCGTGGAGCTTCCTGGTGCTGCTCATCGGCACCGGCCTGGTCTACGTGATCGGTCGCGGGGTCGTGTTGCGCCGCCTCACCGGCTCGGGACTCGCTCCCGTCTGGGCGTCCATCGCCGTGACGGTCGTCTCGTTCCTCATCGGGCTGATCTGGTTGGCGGTCATCCTCACCAAGGTCTTCACCCTGGTCGACCAGGCGCGCTACAGCTTCGGCTACTGA
- a CDS encoding peroxiredoxin-like family protein has translation MSTPSIAQQVDDFNTGFEAQIGDRLAAVFSGEQADLRRFGAPAGALGEGDTAPDASLLDAEGTPTSFSAALDGTASVVVFYRGAWCPYCNITLRSYQEGLVPALRERGAQLIAVSPQTPDGSAQAVTNGSLEFAVLSDPANALAEQFGIVTEPSVEARAAHTELGFDVADSNADETARIPFPSVYVIDQAGVIRFADVHVDYTTRTEIDDIIAALDRLDAE, from the coding sequence ATGTCCACACCGTCCATCGCACAGCAGGTCGACGACTTCAACACCGGGTTCGAGGCACAGATCGGTGATCGTCTGGCTGCGGTGTTCTCGGGCGAGCAGGCCGACCTTCGCCGCTTCGGAGCACCGGCCGGAGCCCTCGGCGAGGGCGACACCGCCCCCGACGCATCCCTCCTCGACGCCGAGGGGACGCCGACGTCGTTCTCCGCAGCCCTGGACGGCACCGCGTCGGTCGTCGTCTTCTACCGCGGTGCCTGGTGCCCGTACTGCAACATCACCCTGCGCTCGTACCAGGAGGGCCTCGTTCCCGCCCTGCGCGAGCGCGGCGCGCAGCTCATCGCCGTCTCGCCGCAGACGCCCGACGGCTCCGCGCAGGCCGTCACGAACGGATCGCTCGAGTTCGCCGTGCTCTCCGACCCTGCGAACGCGCTCGCCGAGCAGTTCGGCATCGTGACCGAGCCGAGCGTCGAGGCGCGCGCCGCGCACACCGAGCTGGGCTTCGACGTCGCCGACAGCAATGCCGACGAGACGGCACGCATCCCGTTCCCCTCCGTGTACGTCATCGACCAGGCGGGTGTCATCCGCTTCGCCGATGTGCACGTCGACTACACGACGCGCACCGAGATCGACGACATCATCGCGGCGCTCGATCGCCTCGACGCCGAGTGA